TTAAAGATTATAAGTGGccgtgtttaaaaaaaaaaaaaactggtctgCAATTGGCAGTTGAATTTCTCCTGGAGCCGCAATAGCAGCGACTGATAAAGTGCGTGCGCCAAGTTTCCTAAAGGACGCCAACGTTCTGGCGATCGGATGCACATACTGGGTATGTTTATACAATATATAAACCCGCAAAGGTCCCCATTTTCTAACAATTCCATAGTCAAAAGTTATTCACTTTGGAAGCATTGACTTTGCGATTCATAATGCATTTGGGGAAACAACTTCAGAAGACTTAACTCTCCCACACGAGTGCGCGCAACACACAGGAATGGACGCCCAGggcataaaataaattaaacccAAACCAGTGACAGAAAAGATGCGACGTTTTAGCAGCGTGTTGGCAGAAGGGACTATAATAATGATGCCACATCTGGGTACATATAATTATACCATATCTACCTACAGGGGAAAGCAGAAGGTGGAAGGACGGGCAAAGCTTTAACAGCAAGCTTTCATCAAACAATATGAGCCATAGGAAGTTTGGAATAGCGGCGGCTTTTGCAAACCATCAAATGTAGCTGCCATCTGAAGCCAAGTCGTTGCTAAACAACGACCATTGCAAAGCAAAAATTAAAGGGTGCGGGGATATTTAACCGCGGGGCTTCCCGCGCACTGGGAAAGGGCAATTTTGTTTCTGTCTCCGTTTTCAGGGTTTTGTCACCTTTCTAACTTGCCTCATCCGAGTCACTGTAATGGGAATGGGGAGAAAACTCCCCGTCGCTTCTGTGGGACCGGGGGGAAGTTTTGCTACTATCCTCCTGCACTGGCTGCAGGATGCCCCCAGGCAGCGAAGGCGTCAAGTTTTTTTGCGCCATCATCGCTGTCAGGGCGCTGTCCTCGAAAGTCGAGAAGTGCAAAGCGTCTAGCTGCACCGAGTAACCTCCCGCGGAGGCCGGGGCAGAAAAGCGTGTCCGACAATTCCCGGGTGGGGTCGGTCGCTGGCCCCCTCCAGAAGCTGGTTGAGCCCCAGATGCTGTGGCTGTGCCCGAACCGCCTTCGTAGGAGGCTGCAGCACGAAGGTGGTGGTGGTCACTTTTGCAGGAAGCTGGCGGCGGCGATGGCTGCTCCCCGCCGCTGGGGGTTTGTAGCAGCTCCGACAGGGCGTTGATGTAGATCTGGGCCATCTGCAGGGTCTCATATTTGGATAGCTTCTTGTCGTTGTTGAACGACGGGATAACATTGCGCAGCTGGTCAAAGGCATGGTTCAGCCCGTGCATCCTGCGCCGCTCCCTGGCGTTGGCCGCCAACCGTCTttgcttctgcactccattcaCCTGTTTGCTGGAAGGGGCTCTCTGGCGGCTGCAGCCCAACTCATCCACCACCACCCCTCCTTTCAGCTTGCACAACTGTTCCCGCACTTTCACCGGTCCTGGACTTTTGCTGACGTTGCCGTCGCTGGTGCTTCTCCTTACCAGATCCCCCCGGCCGTCCGCCTCGTCTTGGGGCGCAGCGGCCTCCGAGGCACCCAGCTCAGGAGAATGCAGCAAATACTGGGCGGCGCGTGCCGTACAGATGCCCTGCAAAGTGGGAGCCAGCCAGGCGCGTGGGTCTGTGCTGTCCAGGAGGGACAGCTCCGCCGGGTAGACTGGATGCTCTCTCGCCTGAAGGGTGGCAGGTGGCTGTGGCGGCGGTTGCGCGAGGTGGTGCGGCTGAGGATGGCGATGGTGGTCTCCCAACTCCTTCACTTCAGCCCACTCTTCAGCATGTAGCAGGCGGGACATTGCACTGCAAAGGCTCGGGGAGGTGCAGTTTCGGAGGCGGCACTGGTAACCCAGttcaaccaaaaccaaaaacaataacaaaaccccccaaaaccctGCCTGGGTCTCTTCTGCAACgtcttattatttttccttctcttcgaCCCTCCCCCACTCACTCGGAGATCACACACCAGGTCGCGTGCAACGAAGCTTCTCCGGTTGCTGAAGGCGCTGCGCCCCTTTAAAAAGCGGCACGCGCCAGTGTGTCTCCCCCCGCTCCTCTCCCAACCCCCTCCTCGCGCCAGTCGCGTGTCTGCTCAGCCAATGAAGGGCGCGGGCAGGCGCGTGCGAGCAGCCAATCAAAGAGTTTTTACACCCAGAGAAAAGTTCCAGTGTGCAGAGAACTTGGGCGCCcgctcatttctttctttctcttttcccccttCTTCCCTCTTTTAAGTTGCTGACATTCATTTGCTGACTGCGGGCCTGTAATTCGACTCTCCCGTGTGTCACCGCCCAAACGGCGGAGTGCGTGAGCTGGTGCGGACCTGGCTTTCAGCTGGTGCCCCAGATGTCCTAGGTCAGACGTGCGCCGCCGCGGGCGGCTCGGAGCGAGGTTGGACGCGCCTGGCGCCGGGAGGGCACTCACAGCTGAGAGCTGGCCGGTCCTGCGCTGCCTCCGAGCTAGGATCACAACTCCTATCGCCCAAACATTTTTAATCTCTCATATATAATatggtatgtgtatgtataaaatttGTGTATAAATATCTCATTTGTGTGCTCATAGAtggaaaactattaaaattacttAGACTAAAAGAAGGAGAAGACATTAATGTCTCGGAACGTTTCTTAATTTTACTACGTCTTTTCGTGTCTTGCTCCAGAGCTAGTTCGTCTTTGTTATGCAATCTTTTTCTTAATGAAAAGTAAAGCTGTGTACAGTTAGGGTGCACCAAATTCCACTCCTTCAATGCTCTCCGAGCCGGTTCCTCAGCATCCTTGCGTCCAGTTAGGATTATGTTCTTCAGAAAACTCTCTGCGGAGTATAATTTTAGGGCAGGGATATCGTATGCACAGTATTATGCCTAGAGtttacacacacgcacacacacagcaggactcCTTACCAGAGCCCAAAGAGAGtgcccaaattaaaaacaaaggtgCCCGCCTTTCCTGCAATTCTGAACACTTTCAAACTACGGAACCAAAGTAATCTACCTCGGGAGCCCTGGCTTTACTACAGCTCGTGGCTTCTGCAATTACCCAGAAACTACAGCCTAACCCACTTCTCCCCGCGTTTAGTTTAGTTAGGGTGTGTATTCCCCTAGCGCAAAAACCCGGGAGGTCCTTGGCGAGGCTGGGACGCCAACTCCCAGGTGAGCACTCTCCTGTCACCACTTTAGCTTCTGCCGGGTCTAGTCACAGCAAAGAGCCAATCAGAAGCTCCAGGGCTCGGGCACGTTGTTACTTGCGTCCTGCGCGCCCCAGCTCCAGGCGCTTCCTGCAGCGACCTTGGGGCGCTGGAGTGGGTTGCAACCCGTTGGTGCTACTGGGGCTTTTGACTTTTGAGGTGGCTGTCGTCCCGCAAGCAGTTTCTTCCTCCCGGAAAGGTAGTGAAAAGGAGAGCCAGCAGAGTATCCTGGAACCGGTTATTGCTGGGTTCAGAGGCAACTGAGAGGTGTTGTCTCCAGAATTCACAAGGACTTGATCCCCATCTGCCATCTAGAACTCCTTAGACGAAGCATTTCTACTACTGGATTGAATTGGTGATACATATATATTCCAAACTGTAGTGTTGGAttggttatatatatatcataagatatatctatatctgtGTATCTATCATAAGTGTGGAAAGAGAACAGAGTGTGTAAATGATGCTTAATACATGTTCGTCTGTTTTTTACTCATCCTCGTCCATTTGCTGGCGTGCAGAAACCGTCCAGGCCTTCTGACCTAAAGAACCAGAAAAGTCGCAGCTGGACTTTTTGAGTGTTTAAGCTTTGttgaaataaatatgttaaataaaaccCAGCTAAACCAAGAAGCCTAAACCTAGTTGAAAACCAtatatgagaataataataaaaagtcattATGTGTATTTTTTGGAGACAAAATTCTCCAATATTTGAGTGAATGAGTGGACTGGGTAGTATTGAAATCAAGGAATGGTGCTCTTACCACAATTAAtgttaatatgtaaaatatgccacttaaaaataatttctagtagCTGTAGGTGCCAAAGTTAAACTTTTGGAAAAAATGATTAGTCATTATTTGTGTATGTATGGCAGTGTAACAGTTAGAGCCCAGAAATACCAAGTCATCTGTATTGCATTTTATACTCATACACTGACTTTCATCGACTGGATCTGCTGAAAGGCACTGCTGAAATTCTTTCATACACTATCACTACCAAAGGTGTGGGATGTTCAAATGTTCCTTGAACTTTCATCTTCCAAACTTTCTATCTGTACATTAAATGACTGTGTAActgcaaaatattcattttcctttgaGCTCGGATTTATGGGTTTCAGCCCAATATTTACTGAATACATAGAATACTGATCCTAATTGGCAGCTTCATAGTTAAttagcattatttcttttttgaagccAATCTCAATTTCTAGGTGAGTAATTTAGAGTGCCCCTGTGATGAGTGGGACTGTAGGAGTTTCCACAGTTTGTGGTGACATGCATTTATTTTGCCCTTAAAATAATTAGGGAGCTGTCCGCCTcacctcctccttttctcttccttctcttctgtcAGGTGGAGCTGAGGAAGCTAAGCatctgagatggagaaggacccTGTGCATAATATCAGAATCTGAGTAATGTAAGCCCTAAGGCAGATTGTG
This genomic interval from Ictidomys tridecemlineatus isolate mIctTri1 chromosome 9, mIctTri1.hap1, whole genome shotgun sequence contains the following:
- the Atoh1 gene encoding transcription factor ATOH1, which translates into the protein MSRLLHAEEWAEVKELGDHHRHPQPHHLAQPPPQPPATLQAREHPVYPAELSLLDSTDPRAWLAPTLQGICTARAAQYLLHSPELGASEAAAPQDEADGRGDLVRRSTSDGNVSKSPGPVKVREQLCKLKGGVVVDELGCSRQRAPSSKQVNGVQKQRRLAANARERRRMHGLNHAFDQLRNVIPSFNNDKKLSKYETLQMAQIYINALSELLQTPSGGEQPSPPPASCKSDHHHLRAAASYEGGSGTATASGAQPASGGGQRPTPPGNCRTRFSAPASAGGYSVQLDALHFSTFEDSALTAMMAQKNLTPSLPGGILQPVQEDSSKTSPRSHRSDGEFSPHSHYSDSDEAS